In the genome of Streptomyces sp. SAI-127, the window AAGGGCGTGCTGAAACCGTGAAGCTGGACTCGATGTACCAGGAAGTCATCCTGGACCACTACAAGCACCCGCACGGGCGTGGTCTGAGGGATGGCGACGCCGAGGTGCACCATGTGAACCCGACGTGCGGCGACGAGATCACCCTCCGTGTGAAGTACGACGGCACGACGATCGAGGACGTCTCGTACGAGGGCCAGGGCTGCTCGATCAGCCAGGCCAGCGCGTCCGTCCTGAACGATCTGCTGGTCGGCAAGGACCTGGCGGAGGCGCAGAAGATCCAGGAGACCTTCCTGGAACTGATGCAGTCGAAGGGCAGGATCGAGCCCGACGACGCGATGGAAGAGGTGCTGGAGGACGCGGTCGCGTTCGCCGGTGTCTCCAAGTACCCGGCCCGGGTCAAGTGCGCCCTCCTCAGCTGGATGGCCTGGAAGGACGCGACGGCCCAGGCGCTGGGCGCCGACGCCGACGCCGAAAGGAAAACGGCATGAGCGAGACCGTTGAGATGAAGCCGGCCTCGGAGGAAGAGGTCCGCGAGGCGCTGTACGACGTCGTCGACCCCGAGCTGGGCATCGACGTCGTCAACCTCGGCCTGATCTACGGCATCCACATCGACGACGCGAACATCGCGACCCTCGACATGACCCTGACCTCGGCGGCCTGCCCGCTGACGGACGTCATCGAGGACCAGGCCAAGTCCGCCACGGACGGCCTCGTGAGCGAACTCCGCATCAACTGGGTGTGGATGCCGCCGTGGGGGCCGGACAAGATCACGGACGACGGCCGGGAGCAGCTTCGGGCGCTCGGCTTCAACGTCTGAGCGACCCCGTTCGTGGGAAAGCGGCGGCACCTGCCGGGTGCCGCCGCTTTCCTGTGCTCATACGCCGACTCAGGCCAGCCCGCCCACCAGCTGGAACGAGGAGTCCGCCAGGTACTGGGAGCTGTACTCGAAGCGTTCGAGGCGGACCACGAAGTTCTGGTGGCGGAGGAAGTAGCCGGGGTAGTTGACCGACTCCAGCATTTTCGCGCCGGAGTAGGAGGAGTCCCGGGGGCAGA includes:
- a CDS encoding metal-sulfur cluster assembly factor, yielding MSETVEMKPASEEEVREALYDVVDPELGIDVVNLGLIYGIHIDDANIATLDMTLTSAACPLTDVIEDQAKSATDGLVSELRINWVWMPPWGPDKITDDGREQLRALGFNV
- the sufU gene encoding Fe-S cluster assembly sulfur transfer protein SufU, encoding MKLDSMYQEVILDHYKHPHGRGLRDGDAEVHHVNPTCGDEITLRVKYDGTTIEDVSYEGQGCSISQASASVLNDLLVGKDLAEAQKIQETFLELMQSKGRIEPDDAMEEVLEDAVAFAGVSKYPARVKCALLSWMAWKDATAQALGADADAERKTA